A part of Diachasmimorpha longicaudata isolate KC_UGA_2023 chromosome 11, iyDiaLong2, whole genome shotgun sequence genomic DNA contains:
- the LOC135167634 gene encoding uncharacterized protein LOC135167634 isoform X7 — MKRKMISKIITVTVVILTIASTKINLVSTQEIKGAEEMGNQNQVSDIKTNSVTTKNSVSQVNTTSQNATDLTHAKDNAVHQAQPSAEPPIVSSSSSTESKTQTTEMKTNNSTLAEGGIVDNAVHQAQPSAEQPIVSSSSSTESKTQTTEMKTNNSTLAEGGIVDNAVHQAHPSAEPPIVSSSSSTESKTQTTEMKTNNSTLAEGGIVDNAVHQAQPSAEQPIVSSSSSTESKTQTTEMKTNNSTVAEGSIADNAVHQAQPSAEPPIVSSSSSTESKTQTTEMKTNNSTLAEGGIGDNAVHQAQPSAEPPIVSSSSSTESKTQTTETKTKNSTIAEGRAEGNAIVQTKQANEHTTNSSPVTQDTIGKEKTATEDAAVVPGGGTAVLSNGTLNSVNDLNVQRMPLANSQHQELPFSPQQKSLSHTNRDIDLALRIAPSDPTDNGSKSSSGTAEIPPQSTGGTTFKPPSPSETPVEFSSSGFKPPQPEIAKPVLPAENLVSVSEVVQSPVARTGASNGQAHNPIESSLGASEIPRQSTGGTTFKPPRSSETPVEFSSSGFKPPQPETAKPVLPKEYLVSVSEVVEYPVARKGTSNGQAHNPIQSSLDASEIPRQSTGGTTFKPPSPSETPVEFSSSGFKPLQPETAKPALPKEYLISVSEVVQYPVARKAASNGQADNGIESSSSGSALPQYNIMQYPKFNQDSTTNVGLEPPVAVTSVPKRESAKKSSSGGPGIGQYEILGYVKIDENFDSPHQPATQLPAVDRRPPEDNTNNRRRFLPNGCRIPNYEMVGCIKSSEVP, encoded by the exons ATGAAGCGGAAGATGATCAGCAAAATCATAACTGTGACAGTTGTCATCTTGA ccATCGCCAgtacgaaaattaatttggtcAGTACACAGG AAATTAAGGGAGCTGAAGAGATGGGTAATCAGAACCAGGTCAGCGACATCAAAACGAACTCTGTCACTACGAAAA ATAGCGTTTCCCAGGTAAATACTACCTCGCAGAATGCCACAGATCTCACCCATGCAAAAG ATAATGCAGTTCACCAGGCCCAGCCATCGGCAGAACCGCCGATAGTCAGTAGCTCTTCTTCAACGGAAT CGAAAACCCAAACGACGGAGATGAAAACGAACAATTCAACACTAGCTGAGGGTGGTATCGTAG ATAATGCAGTTCACCAGGCCCAGCCATCGGCAGAACAGCCGATAGTCAGTAGCTCTTCTTCAACGGAAT CGAAAACCCAAACGACGGAGATGAAAACGAACAATTCAACACTAGCTGAGGGTGGTATCGTAG ATAATGCAGTTCACCAGGCCCACCCATCGGCAGAACCGCCGATAGTCAGTAGCTCTTCTTCAACGGAAT CGAAAACCCAAACGACGGAGATGAAAACGAACAATTCAACACTAGCTGAGGGTGGTATCGTAG ATAATGCAGTTCACCAGGCCCAGCCATCGGCAGAACAGCCGATAGTCAGTAGCTCTTCTTCAACGGAAT CCAAAACCCAAACGACAGAGATGAAAACGAACAATTCAACAGTAGCTGAGGGTAGTATCGCAG ATAATGCAGTTCACCAGGCCCAGCCATCGGCAGAACCGCCGATAGTCAGTAGCTCTTCTTCAACGGAAT CCAAAACCCAAACGACGGAGATGAAAACGAACAATTCAACACTAGCTGAGGGTGGTATCGGAG ATAATGCAGTTCACCAGGCCCAGCCATCGGCAGAACCACCGATAGTCAGTAGCTCTTCTTCAACGGAAT CCAAAACCCAAACGACGGAGACGAAAACGAAGAATTCAACAATAGCTGAGGGCCGTGCCGAAG GCAACGCAATAGTTCAGACCAAGCAGGCGAATGAACACACAACTAACAGTTCTCCAGTGACACAAG ACACAATCGGGAAGGAGAAAACAGCAACAGAAGATGCAGCAGTCGTTCCAGGCGGGGGAACAG CTGTTCTATCTAATGGAACGTTAAATTCAGTTAATGACCTTAATGTGCAACGGATGCCGTTGGCCAACAGTCAGCACCAGGAATTACCTTTCTCTCCACAACAAAAATCCTTGTCACACACTAACCGAGATATCGACTTAGCTTTACGAATCGCTCCAAGCGATCCAACCGATAATGGGTCAAAATCCTCATCAGGTACCGCCGAGATTCCACCACAATCCACTGGAGGAA CTACTTTCAAACCTCCAAGCCCCAGCGAAACTCCAGTGGAATTCTCATCAAGTGGATTCAAGCCTCCGCAACCTGAGATTGCAAAAC CAGTTCTGCCTGCTGAAAATCTGGTTTCCGTTAGCGAAGTTGTGCAGTCTCCAGTAGCTCGTACGG GTGCTTCGAACGGTCAGGCTCACAATCCAATAGAATCCTCATTAGGTGCTTCCGAGATTCCACGACAATCCACTGGAGGAA CTACTTTCAAACCTCCACGCTCCAGCGAAACTCCAGTGGAATTCTCATCAAGTGGATTCAAGCCTCCGCAACCTGAGACTGCAAAAC CAGTTCTACCTAAAGAATATCTGGTTTCCGTTAGCGAAGTTGTGGAATATCCAGTAGCTCGTAAGG GTACTTCGAACGGTCAGGCTCACAATCCAATACAATCCTCATTAGATGCTTCCGAGATTCCACGACAATCCACAGGAGGAA CTACTTTCAAACCTCCAAGCCCCAGCGAAACTCCAGTGGAATTCTCATCAAGTGGATTCAAGCCTTTGCAACCTGAGACTGCAAAAC CAGCTCTACCTAAAGAATATCTGATTTCCGTTAGCGAAGTTGTGCAGTATCCAGTAGCTCGTAAGG CTGCTTCAAACGGTCAAGCTGACAATGGAATAGAATCGTCATCAAGTGGTTCCGCACTTCCACAGTACAACATTATGCAGT ATCCCAAATTTAATCAGGATTCAACTACAAACGTCGGGCTAGAGCCGCCGGTAGCTGTTACCT CTGTCCCAAAACGTGAAAGtgcaaaaaaatcctcatcaGGCGGACCTGGTATTGGGCAGTATGAAATTTTAGGAT ATGT
- the LOC135167634 gene encoding uncharacterized protein LOC135167634 isoform X8 codes for MKRKMISKIITVTVVILTIASTKINLVSTQEIKGAEEMGNQNQVSDIKTNSVTTKNNAVHQAQPSAEPPIVSSSSSTESKTQTTEMKTNNSTLAEGGIVDNAVHQAQPSAEQPIVSSSSSTESKTQTTEMKTNNSTLAEGGIVDNAVHQAHPSAEPPIVSSSSSTESKTQTTEMKTNNSTLAEGGIVDNAVHQAQPSAEQPIVSSSSSTESKTQTTEMKTNNSTVAEGSIADNAVHQAQPSAEPPIVSSSSSTESKTQTTEMKTNNSTLAEGGIGDNAVHQAQPSAEPPIVSSSSSTESKTQTTETKTKNSTIAEGRAEGNAIVQTKQANEHTTNSSPVTQDTIGKEKTATEDAAVVPGGGTAVLSNGTLNSVNDLNVQRMPLANSQHQELPFSPQQKSLSHTNRDIDLALRIAPSDPTDNGSKSSSGTAEIPPQSTGGTTFKPPSPSETPVEFSSSGFKPPQPEIAKPVLPAENLVSVSEVVQSPVARTGASNGQAHNPIESSLGASEIPRQSTGGTTFKPPRSSETPVEFSSSGFKPPQPETAKPVLPKEYLVSVSEVVEYPVARKGTSNGQAHNPIQSSLDASEIPRQSTGGTTFKPPSPSETPVEFSSSGFKPLQPETAKPALPKEYLISVSEVVQYPVARKAASNGQADNGIESSSSGSALPQYNIMQYPKFNQDSTTNVGLEPPVAVTSVPKRESAKKSSSGGPGIGQYEILGYVKIDENFDSPHQPATQLPAVDRRPPEDNTNNRRRFLPNGCRIPNYEMVGCIKSSEVP; via the exons ATGAAGCGGAAGATGATCAGCAAAATCATAACTGTGACAGTTGTCATCTTGA ccATCGCCAgtacgaaaattaatttggtcAGTACACAGG AAATTAAGGGAGCTGAAGAGATGGGTAATCAGAACCAGGTCAGCGACATCAAAACGAACTCTGTCACTACGAAAA ATAATGCAGTTCACCAGGCCCAGCCATCGGCAGAACCGCCGATAGTCAGTAGCTCTTCTTCAACGGAAT CGAAAACCCAAACGACGGAGATGAAAACGAACAATTCAACACTAGCTGAGGGTGGTATCGTAG ATAATGCAGTTCACCAGGCCCAGCCATCGGCAGAACAGCCGATAGTCAGTAGCTCTTCTTCAACGGAAT CGAAAACCCAAACGACGGAGATGAAAACGAACAATTCAACACTAGCTGAGGGTGGTATCGTAG ATAATGCAGTTCACCAGGCCCACCCATCGGCAGAACCGCCGATAGTCAGTAGCTCTTCTTCAACGGAAT CGAAAACCCAAACGACGGAGATGAAAACGAACAATTCAACACTAGCTGAGGGTGGTATCGTAG ATAATGCAGTTCACCAGGCCCAGCCATCGGCAGAACAGCCGATAGTCAGTAGCTCTTCTTCAACGGAAT CCAAAACCCAAACGACAGAGATGAAAACGAACAATTCAACAGTAGCTGAGGGTAGTATCGCAG ATAATGCAGTTCACCAGGCCCAGCCATCGGCAGAACCGCCGATAGTCAGTAGCTCTTCTTCAACGGAAT CCAAAACCCAAACGACGGAGATGAAAACGAACAATTCAACACTAGCTGAGGGTGGTATCGGAG ATAATGCAGTTCACCAGGCCCAGCCATCGGCAGAACCACCGATAGTCAGTAGCTCTTCTTCAACGGAAT CCAAAACCCAAACGACGGAGACGAAAACGAAGAATTCAACAATAGCTGAGGGCCGTGCCGAAG GCAACGCAATAGTTCAGACCAAGCAGGCGAATGAACACACAACTAACAGTTCTCCAGTGACACAAG ACACAATCGGGAAGGAGAAAACAGCAACAGAAGATGCAGCAGTCGTTCCAGGCGGGGGAACAG CTGTTCTATCTAATGGAACGTTAAATTCAGTTAATGACCTTAATGTGCAACGGATGCCGTTGGCCAACAGTCAGCACCAGGAATTACCTTTCTCTCCACAACAAAAATCCTTGTCACACACTAACCGAGATATCGACTTAGCTTTACGAATCGCTCCAAGCGATCCAACCGATAATGGGTCAAAATCCTCATCAGGTACCGCCGAGATTCCACCACAATCCACTGGAGGAA CTACTTTCAAACCTCCAAGCCCCAGCGAAACTCCAGTGGAATTCTCATCAAGTGGATTCAAGCCTCCGCAACCTGAGATTGCAAAAC CAGTTCTGCCTGCTGAAAATCTGGTTTCCGTTAGCGAAGTTGTGCAGTCTCCAGTAGCTCGTACGG GTGCTTCGAACGGTCAGGCTCACAATCCAATAGAATCCTCATTAGGTGCTTCCGAGATTCCACGACAATCCACTGGAGGAA CTACTTTCAAACCTCCACGCTCCAGCGAAACTCCAGTGGAATTCTCATCAAGTGGATTCAAGCCTCCGCAACCTGAGACTGCAAAAC CAGTTCTACCTAAAGAATATCTGGTTTCCGTTAGCGAAGTTGTGGAATATCCAGTAGCTCGTAAGG GTACTTCGAACGGTCAGGCTCACAATCCAATACAATCCTCATTAGATGCTTCCGAGATTCCACGACAATCCACAGGAGGAA CTACTTTCAAACCTCCAAGCCCCAGCGAAACTCCAGTGGAATTCTCATCAAGTGGATTCAAGCCTTTGCAACCTGAGACTGCAAAAC CAGCTCTACCTAAAGAATATCTGATTTCCGTTAGCGAAGTTGTGCAGTATCCAGTAGCTCGTAAGG CTGCTTCAAACGGTCAAGCTGACAATGGAATAGAATCGTCATCAAGTGGTTCCGCACTTCCACAGTACAACATTATGCAGT ATCCCAAATTTAATCAGGATTCAACTACAAACGTCGGGCTAGAGCCGCCGGTAGCTGTTACCT CTGTCCCAAAACGTGAAAGtgcaaaaaaatcctcatcaGGCGGACCTGGTATTGGGCAGTATGAAATTTTAGGAT ATGT
- the LOC135167634 gene encoding uncharacterized protein LOC135167634 isoform X4 — protein MKRKMISKIITVTVVILTIASTKINLVSTQEIKGAEEMGNQNQVSDIKTNSVTTKTDSVSQVNTTSQNATDLTHAKVETQTTEMKTTNSTVAESVIADNAVHQAQPSAEPPIVSSSSSTESKTQTTEMKTNNSTLAEGGIVDNAVHQAQPSAEQPIVSSSSSTESKTQTTEMKTNNSTLAEGGIVDNAVHQAHPSAEPPIVSSSSSTESKTQTTEMKTNNSTLAEGGIVDNAVHQAQPSAEQPIVSSSSSTESKTQTTEMKTNNSTVAEGSIADNAVHQAQPSAEPPIVSSSSSTESKTQTTEMKTNNSTLAEGGIGDNAVHQAQPSAEPPIVSSSSSTESKTQTTETKTKNSTIAEGRAEGNAIVQTKQANEHTTNSSPVTQDTIGKEKTATEDAAVVPGGGTAVLSNGTLNSVNDLNVQRMPLANSQHQELPFSPQQKSLSHTNRDIDLALRIAPSDPTDNGSKSSSGTAEIPPQSTGGTTFKPPSPSETPVEFSSSGFKPPQPEIAKPVLPAENLVSVSEVVQSPVARTGASNGQAHNPIESSLGASEIPRQSTGGTTFKPPRSSETPVEFSSSGFKPPQPETAKPVLPKEYLVSVSEVVEYPVARKGTSNGQAHNPIQSSLDASEIPRQSTGGTTFKPPSPSETPVEFSSSGFKPLQPETAKPLPKEYLISVSEVVQYPVARKAASNGQADNGIESSSSGSALPQYNIMQYPKFNQDSTTNVGLEPPVAVTSVPKRESAKKSSSGGPGIGQYEILGYVKIDENFDSPHQPATQLPAVDRRPPEDNTNNRRRFLPNGCRIPNYEMVGCIKSSEVP, from the exons ATGAAGCGGAAGATGATCAGCAAAATCATAACTGTGACAGTTGTCATCTTGA ccATCGCCAgtacgaaaattaatttggtcAGTACACAGG AAATTAAGGGAGCTGAAGAGATGGGTAATCAGAACCAGGTCAGCGACATCAAAACGAACTCTGTCACTACGAAAA CAGATAGCGTTTCCCAGGTAAATACTACCTCGCAGAATGCCACAGATCTCACCCATGCAAAAG TTGAAACCCAAACGACAGAGATGAAAACGACGAATTCAACAGTAGCTGAGAGTGTTATCGCAG ATAATGCAGTTCACCAGGCCCAGCCATCGGCAGAACCGCCGATAGTCAGTAGCTCTTCTTCAACGGAAT CGAAAACCCAAACGACGGAGATGAAAACGAACAATTCAACACTAGCTGAGGGTGGTATCGTAG ATAATGCAGTTCACCAGGCCCAGCCATCGGCAGAACAGCCGATAGTCAGTAGCTCTTCTTCAACGGAAT CGAAAACCCAAACGACGGAGATGAAAACGAACAATTCAACACTAGCTGAGGGTGGTATCGTAG ATAATGCAGTTCACCAGGCCCACCCATCGGCAGAACCGCCGATAGTCAGTAGCTCTTCTTCAACGGAAT CGAAAACCCAAACGACGGAGATGAAAACGAACAATTCAACACTAGCTGAGGGTGGTATCGTAG ATAATGCAGTTCACCAGGCCCAGCCATCGGCAGAACAGCCGATAGTCAGTAGCTCTTCTTCAACGGAAT CCAAAACCCAAACGACAGAGATGAAAACGAACAATTCAACAGTAGCTGAGGGTAGTATCGCAG ATAATGCAGTTCACCAGGCCCAGCCATCGGCAGAACCGCCGATAGTCAGTAGCTCTTCTTCAACGGAAT CCAAAACCCAAACGACGGAGATGAAAACGAACAATTCAACACTAGCTGAGGGTGGTATCGGAG ATAATGCAGTTCACCAGGCCCAGCCATCGGCAGAACCACCGATAGTCAGTAGCTCTTCTTCAACGGAAT CCAAAACCCAAACGACGGAGACGAAAACGAAGAATTCAACAATAGCTGAGGGCCGTGCCGAAG GCAACGCAATAGTTCAGACCAAGCAGGCGAATGAACACACAACTAACAGTTCTCCAGTGACACAAG ACACAATCGGGAAGGAGAAAACAGCAACAGAAGATGCAGCAGTCGTTCCAGGCGGGGGAACAG CTGTTCTATCTAATGGAACGTTAAATTCAGTTAATGACCTTAATGTGCAACGGATGCCGTTGGCCAACAGTCAGCACCAGGAATTACCTTTCTCTCCACAACAAAAATCCTTGTCACACACTAACCGAGATATCGACTTAGCTTTACGAATCGCTCCAAGCGATCCAACCGATAATGGGTCAAAATCCTCATCAGGTACCGCCGAGATTCCACCACAATCCACTGGAGGAA CTACTTTCAAACCTCCAAGCCCCAGCGAAACTCCAGTGGAATTCTCATCAAGTGGATTCAAGCCTCCGCAACCTGAGATTGCAAAAC CAGTTCTGCCTGCTGAAAATCTGGTTTCCGTTAGCGAAGTTGTGCAGTCTCCAGTAGCTCGTACGG GTGCTTCGAACGGTCAGGCTCACAATCCAATAGAATCCTCATTAGGTGCTTCCGAGATTCCACGACAATCCACTGGAGGAA CTACTTTCAAACCTCCACGCTCCAGCGAAACTCCAGTGGAATTCTCATCAAGTGGATTCAAGCCTCCGCAACCTGAGACTGCAAAAC CAGTTCTACCTAAAGAATATCTGGTTTCCGTTAGCGAAGTTGTGGAATATCCAGTAGCTCGTAAGG GTACTTCGAACGGTCAGGCTCACAATCCAATACAATCCTCATTAGATGCTTCCGAGATTCCACGACAATCCACAGGAGGAA CTACTTTCAAACCTCCAAGCCCCAGCGAAACTCCAGTGGAATTCTCATCAAGTGGATTCAAGCCTTTGCAACCTGAGACTGCAAAAC CTCTACCTAAAGAATATCTGATTTCCGTTAGCGAAGTTGTGCAGTATCCAGTAGCTCGTAAGG CTGCTTCAAACGGTCAAGCTGACAATGGAATAGAATCGTCATCAAGTGGTTCCGCACTTCCACAGTACAACATTATGCAGT ATCCCAAATTTAATCAGGATTCAACTACAAACGTCGGGCTAGAGCCGCCGGTAGCTGTTACCT CTGTCCCAAAACGTGAAAGtgcaaaaaaatcctcatcaGGCGGACCTGGTATTGGGCAGTATGAAATTTTAGGAT ATGT
- the LOC135167634 gene encoding uncharacterized protein LOC135167634 isoform X5, whose amino-acid sequence MKRKMISKIITVTVVILTIASTKINLVSTQEIKGAEEMGNQNQVSDIKTNSVTTKNSVSQVNTTSQNATDLTHAKVETQTTEMKTTNSTVAESVIADNAVHQAQPSAEPPIVSSSSSTESKTQTTEMKTNNSTLAEGGIVDNAVHQAQPSAEQPIVSSSSSTESKTQTTEMKTNNSTLAEGGIVDNAVHQAHPSAEPPIVSSSSSTESKTQTTEMKTNNSTLAEGGIVDNAVHQAQPSAEQPIVSSSSSTESKTQTTEMKTNNSTVAEGSIADNAVHQAQPSAEPPIVSSSSSTESKTQTTEMKTNNSTLAEGGIGDNAVHQAQPSAEPPIVSSSSSTESKTQTTETKTKNSTIAEGRAEGNAIVQTKQANEHTTNSSPVTQDTIGKEKTATEDAAVVPGGGTAVLSNGTLNSVNDLNVQRMPLANSQHQELPFSPQQKSLSHTNRDIDLALRIAPSDPTDNGSKSSSGTAEIPPQSTGGTTFKPPSPSETPVEFSSSGFKPPQPEIAKPVLPAENLVSVSEVVQSPVARTGASNGQAHNPIESSLGASEIPRQSTGGTTFKPPRSSETPVEFSSSGFKPPQPETAKPVLPKEYLVSVSEVVEYPVARKGTSNGQAHNPIQSSLDASEIPRQSTGGTTFKPPSPSETPVEFSSSGFKPLQPETAKPALPKEYLISVSEVVQYPVARKAASNGQADNGIESSSSGSALPQYNIMQYPKFNQDSTTNVGLEPPVAVTSVPKRESAKKSSSGGPGIGQYEILGYVKIDENFDSPHQPATQLPAVDRRPPEDNTNNRRRFLPNGCRIPNYEMVGCIKSSEVP is encoded by the exons ATGAAGCGGAAGATGATCAGCAAAATCATAACTGTGACAGTTGTCATCTTGA ccATCGCCAgtacgaaaattaatttggtcAGTACACAGG AAATTAAGGGAGCTGAAGAGATGGGTAATCAGAACCAGGTCAGCGACATCAAAACGAACTCTGTCACTACGAAAA ATAGCGTTTCCCAGGTAAATACTACCTCGCAGAATGCCACAGATCTCACCCATGCAAAAG TTGAAACCCAAACGACAGAGATGAAAACGACGAATTCAACAGTAGCTGAGAGTGTTATCGCAG ATAATGCAGTTCACCAGGCCCAGCCATCGGCAGAACCGCCGATAGTCAGTAGCTCTTCTTCAACGGAAT CGAAAACCCAAACGACGGAGATGAAAACGAACAATTCAACACTAGCTGAGGGTGGTATCGTAG ATAATGCAGTTCACCAGGCCCAGCCATCGGCAGAACAGCCGATAGTCAGTAGCTCTTCTTCAACGGAAT CGAAAACCCAAACGACGGAGATGAAAACGAACAATTCAACACTAGCTGAGGGTGGTATCGTAG ATAATGCAGTTCACCAGGCCCACCCATCGGCAGAACCGCCGATAGTCAGTAGCTCTTCTTCAACGGAAT CGAAAACCCAAACGACGGAGATGAAAACGAACAATTCAACACTAGCTGAGGGTGGTATCGTAG ATAATGCAGTTCACCAGGCCCAGCCATCGGCAGAACAGCCGATAGTCAGTAGCTCTTCTTCAACGGAAT CCAAAACCCAAACGACAGAGATGAAAACGAACAATTCAACAGTAGCTGAGGGTAGTATCGCAG ATAATGCAGTTCACCAGGCCCAGCCATCGGCAGAACCGCCGATAGTCAGTAGCTCTTCTTCAACGGAAT CCAAAACCCAAACGACGGAGATGAAAACGAACAATTCAACACTAGCTGAGGGTGGTATCGGAG ATAATGCAGTTCACCAGGCCCAGCCATCGGCAGAACCACCGATAGTCAGTAGCTCTTCTTCAACGGAAT CCAAAACCCAAACGACGGAGACGAAAACGAAGAATTCAACAATAGCTGAGGGCCGTGCCGAAG GCAACGCAATAGTTCAGACCAAGCAGGCGAATGAACACACAACTAACAGTTCTCCAGTGACACAAG ACACAATCGGGAAGGAGAAAACAGCAACAGAAGATGCAGCAGTCGTTCCAGGCGGGGGAACAG CTGTTCTATCTAATGGAACGTTAAATTCAGTTAATGACCTTAATGTGCAACGGATGCCGTTGGCCAACAGTCAGCACCAGGAATTACCTTTCTCTCCACAACAAAAATCCTTGTCACACACTAACCGAGATATCGACTTAGCTTTACGAATCGCTCCAAGCGATCCAACCGATAATGGGTCAAAATCCTCATCAGGTACCGCCGAGATTCCACCACAATCCACTGGAGGAA CTACTTTCAAACCTCCAAGCCCCAGCGAAACTCCAGTGGAATTCTCATCAAGTGGATTCAAGCCTCCGCAACCTGAGATTGCAAAAC CAGTTCTGCCTGCTGAAAATCTGGTTTCCGTTAGCGAAGTTGTGCAGTCTCCAGTAGCTCGTACGG GTGCTTCGAACGGTCAGGCTCACAATCCAATAGAATCCTCATTAGGTGCTTCCGAGATTCCACGACAATCCACTGGAGGAA CTACTTTCAAACCTCCACGCTCCAGCGAAACTCCAGTGGAATTCTCATCAAGTGGATTCAAGCCTCCGCAACCTGAGACTGCAAAAC CAGTTCTACCTAAAGAATATCTGGTTTCCGTTAGCGAAGTTGTGGAATATCCAGTAGCTCGTAAGG GTACTTCGAACGGTCAGGCTCACAATCCAATACAATCCTCATTAGATGCTTCCGAGATTCCACGACAATCCACAGGAGGAA CTACTTTCAAACCTCCAAGCCCCAGCGAAACTCCAGTGGAATTCTCATCAAGTGGATTCAAGCCTTTGCAACCTGAGACTGCAAAAC CAGCTCTACCTAAAGAATATCTGATTTCCGTTAGCGAAGTTGTGCAGTATCCAGTAGCTCGTAAGG CTGCTTCAAACGGTCAAGCTGACAATGGAATAGAATCGTCATCAAGTGGTTCCGCACTTCCACAGTACAACATTATGCAGT ATCCCAAATTTAATCAGGATTCAACTACAAACGTCGGGCTAGAGCCGCCGGTAGCTGTTACCT CTGTCCCAAAACGTGAAAGtgcaaaaaaatcctcatcaGGCGGACCTGGTATTGGGCAGTATGAAATTTTAGGAT ATGT